A genomic region of Desulforamulus hydrothermalis Lam5 = DSM 18033 contains the following coding sequences:
- a CDS encoding ribosomal L7Ae/L30e/S12e/Gadd45 family protein, whose translation MSLEPLKSARKKTVGAKQTLKAVEKLQAKQVYWAADAEARVVDPILRICSTKNIPTVKVDSMKDLGRACGIDVGCAIASITEF comes from the coding sequence ATGTCTTTGGAGCCTTTAAAGTCAGCACGCAAGAAAACTGTGGGGGCAAAACAGACATTAAAGGCTGTGGAAAAACTTCAAGCCAAGCAGGTGTACTGGGCGGCCGATGCCGAAGCCAGGGTGGTGGATCCTATCCTGCGGATTTGTTCCACAAAAAACATACCCACTGTTAAAGTGGACAGCATGAAAGATTTGGGCAGAGCCTGCGGCATTGACGTAGGCTGTGCCATTGCCTCTATTACTGAGTTTTAA
- the rpoC gene encoding DNA-directed RNA polymerase subunit beta' has protein sequence MLELNNFDSIRIGLASPDKIRQWSSGEVKKPETINYRTLKPERDGLFCERIFGPTRDWECHCGKYKRLRYKGVVCDRCGVEVTRSKVRRERLGHIELAAPVSHIWYFKGIPSRMGLLLDMSPRALEKVLYFVSYIVIEPGDTPLLKKQLLTETEYREYKEKFGNNFKAGMGAEAIKTLLQEIDLEELARELRQELKEVSGQRKIRAIRRLEVVEAFRKSGNRPEWMILDVVPVIPPELRPMVQLDGGRFATSDLNDLYRRVINRNNRLKRLLDLGAPDIIVRNEKRMLQEAVDALIDNGRRGRPVTGPGNRPLKSLSDMLKGKQGRFRQNLLGKRVDYSGRSVIVVGPHLKMHQCGLPKEMALELFKPFVMKKLVNDGYAHNIKSAKRMVERVRPEVWDVLEEVIKEHPVLLNRAPTLHRLGIQAFEPVLVEGRAIKIHPMVCTAYNADFDGDQMAVHVPLSAEAQAEARLLMLAANNILNPKDGKPVASPTQDMVLGCYYLTMEKDGAKGEGMIFKDENEAILAYDNHVVSLHAKVTVRRKNGEKLQTTVGRIIFNEIIPEELGFINKVCDKKTLSKIVADCYRKLGNAHTAELLDGIKELGYKFSTRAGITIGVADITIPAAKKEILANAEEQVNKIENQFRRGLITEDERYRKVIGVWNDATDKVTKALMDTLDRFNNVYMMATSGARGNIQQIRQLAGMRGLMADPSGRIIDLPIKANFREGLTVLEYFISTHGARKGLADTALRTADSGYLTRRLVDVAQDVIVREEDCGTAEGIEVSEIRDGTEVIERLAERLEGRVPMEPVVHPATGEVIISREKVEQHGLITADEAQKIEEAGIKKVKIRSVITCKTRYGVCKHCYGKNLATGGTIDIGEAVGIIAAQSIGEPGTQLTMRTFHTGGVAGDDITQGLPRVEELFEARRPKGQAIVAEEDGVIAVREVKGRREIEITKDNGEKNVYAVPYGARLKVKDGQRVEAGDELTEGSVNPHDLLKIKGPAGVQIYLLQEVQRVYRLQGVEINDKHIEVMIRQMLRKVKVEEAGDTDLLPGGLIDVFEFEEENRKAIEAGKEPAVAKPVLLGITKASLATDSFLSAASFQETTRVLTEAAIKGKTDPLLGLKENVIIGKLVPAGTGMSRYRNIEVTTGQQQEQEEDFDLLLAAGERNRDYRVLPDEKLDDFDLSLEK, from the coding sequence TTGTTAGAATTAAATAATTTTGATAGCATTCGCATCGGGTTGGCTTCACCGGACAAGATCCGTCAGTGGTCCAGCGGCGAAGTGAAAAAACCGGAAACCATTAACTATCGCACCCTAAAGCCGGAACGGGACGGGTTGTTCTGCGAGAGAATTTTTGGCCCTACCCGGGATTGGGAGTGCCACTGCGGCAAATACAAGCGTCTCCGTTACAAAGGGGTAGTTTGCGATCGCTGCGGCGTCGAGGTTACCCGCTCCAAGGTGCGCCGCGAGCGGTTGGGCCATATAGAGCTGGCAGCCCCGGTATCCCATATCTGGTATTTCAAGGGCATTCCCAGCCGTATGGGGCTGCTGCTGGATATGTCCCCCCGGGCACTGGAGAAAGTTTTATATTTTGTGTCTTATATTGTGATTGAACCGGGCGATACCCCCCTCCTGAAGAAACAGCTGCTGACCGAAACCGAATACAGGGAATACAAAGAGAAGTTCGGCAACAACTTTAAAGCAGGCATGGGCGCCGAGGCCATCAAGACACTGCTGCAGGAAATTGACCTTGAGGAACTGGCCCGTGAACTGCGTCAGGAACTGAAAGAAGTTTCCGGTCAGCGCAAGATCCGTGCCATTCGCCGTTTGGAAGTGGTGGAAGCCTTCAGAAAGTCCGGTAACCGCCCGGAATGGATGATTTTGGATGTGGTTCCCGTCATTCCCCCGGAGCTGCGTCCTATGGTGCAGTTGGACGGTGGGCGTTTTGCCACCTCCGATCTGAACGACCTGTACCGCCGGGTGATTAACCGTAACAACCGCTTAAAACGCTTATTGGATTTGGGTGCCCCGGATATTATCGTGCGCAACGAAAAACGCATGCTGCAGGAAGCGGTGGATGCCCTGATTGATAACGGCCGCCGCGGCCGGCCGGTGACCGGTCCCGGCAACCGGCCGCTCAAGTCGCTGTCTGACATGCTGAAGGGCAAACAGGGTCGCTTCCGGCAAAACCTGCTGGGCAAAAGGGTTGACTATTCCGGCCGTTCGGTAATTGTAGTGGGGCCCCATTTAAAAATGCACCAGTGCGGGCTGCCTAAAGAAATGGCCCTCGAGTTGTTCAAGCCCTTTGTCATGAAAAAACTGGTCAACGACGGCTACGCTCATAATATCAAAAGTGCCAAACGCATGGTGGAAAGGGTGCGGCCGGAAGTATGGGATGTCCTGGAAGAGGTTATTAAGGAACACCCCGTCCTGTTAAACCGCGCACCAACCCTGCACCGTCTGGGCATCCAGGCCTTTGAGCCGGTGCTGGTGGAAGGCCGGGCCATTAAAATTCACCCGATGGTTTGCACCGCATACAACGCTGACTTTGACGGCGACCAGATGGCTGTACACGTTCCTTTGTCTGCTGAAGCCCAGGCGGAAGCAAGGCTATTAATGCTGGCTGCCAACAATATTCTGAACCCCAAGGACGGTAAGCCGGTAGCCAGTCCCACCCAGGATATGGTCTTGGGCTGCTACTACCTCACCATGGAAAAAGACGGCGCCAAGGGCGAGGGCATGATATTTAAGGACGAAAACGAGGCCATTCTGGCCTACGACAACCATGTGGTTTCGCTGCACGCCAAAGTGACGGTGCGCCGGAAGAACGGCGAAAAGCTGCAAACCACGGTGGGACGTATTATTTTCAACGAGATTATTCCGGAAGAGTTGGGCTTTATCAACAAAGTTTGCGATAAAAAGACTTTAAGTAAAATTGTCGCAGACTGTTACCGCAAACTGGGCAACGCTCATACGGCGGAGCTGCTGGACGGCATTAAGGAGCTTGGTTACAAATTCTCCACCCGGGCCGGCATTACCATCGGGGTGGCTGATATTACAATTCCTGCGGCTAAGAAAGAAATTCTGGCTAACGCCGAAGAACAGGTTAACAAAATTGAAAACCAGTTCCGCCGCGGTTTAATTACCGAAGACGAGCGATACCGGAAAGTTATCGGCGTCTGGAACGATGCCACCGATAAAGTTACCAAAGCTTTGATGGATACGCTGGACAGATTTAACAACGTTTACATGATGGCCACCTCGGGGGCCCGCGGTAACATTCAGCAAATCCGGCAGCTGGCCGGCATGCGGGGTCTGATGGCGGATCCTTCCGGGCGCATCATTGACCTGCCCATTAAAGCCAACTTCCGGGAAGGCCTGACAGTTTTGGAATACTTTATTTCTACCCACGGCGCCCGCAAAGGTTTGGCCGACACCGCCCTGCGCACCGCCGACTCAGGTTACTTAACCAGACGTCTGGTAGACGTGGCGCAGGATGTCATAGTCCGCGAAGAAGATTGCGGCACCGCCGAGGGCATTGAAGTCAGCGAAATCAGAGACGGCACTGAGGTTATTGAAAGACTGGCTGAACGCCTGGAGGGCAGGGTGCCCATGGAACCGGTGGTTCATCCGGCAACCGGAGAAGTCATTATCTCCCGGGAGAAAGTGGAGCAGCACGGCCTCATTACAGCCGACGAAGCCCAAAAAATTGAAGAAGCAGGCATTAAAAAGGTTAAGATAAGGTCGGTCATTACCTGCAAAACCCGCTACGGCGTGTGCAAGCACTGTTACGGCAAGAACCTGGCCACCGGCGGCACCATTGATATCGGCGAAGCGGTAGGCATTATTGCCGCCCAGTCCATCGGCGAGCCGGGTACCCAGTTAACCATGCGAACCTTCCACACCGGCGGCGTGGCCGGCGATGACATTACCCAGGGTCTCCCCCGGGTAGAAGAGCTGTTTGAAGCCCGCCGGCCCAAGGGTCAGGCTATTGTGGCGGAAGAAGACGGTGTCATCGCCGTCCGGGAGGTTAAAGGGCGTCGGGAAATCGAAATCACCAAGGATAACGGTGAAAAGAATGTCTACGCCGTACCCTACGGGGCCAGGTTGAAAGTGAAAGACGGCCAGCGGGTAGAGGCCGGGGATGAGCTTACCGAAGGGTCTGTCAATCCGCACGACCTGCTTAAAATTAAAGGCCCTGCCGGCGTGCAGATTTATCTGCTGCAGGAAGTGCAGCGGGTCTACCGGCTGCAAGGGGTAGAAATTAACGATAAACATATTGAAGTAATGATTCGGCAGATGCTGCGGAAAGTGAAGGTAGAAGAGGCCGGCGACACCGATCTGCTGCCGGGCGGCCTGATTGATGTCTTTGAGTTTGAGGAGGAGAACCGCAAGGCCATCGAGGCCGGCAAAGAACCGGCAGTGGCCAAGCCGGTGCTGCTGGGTATTACCAAAGCATCCCTGGCCACCGACTCCTTCCTCTCGGCAGCCTCCTTCCAGGAAACCACCCGGGTGCTGACCGAAGCGGCCATTAAAGGCAAGACAGACCCGCTGTTGGGCCTGAAGGAGAACGTTATTATCGGCAAACTGGTACCTGCCGGCACAGGCATGTCGCGCTACCGCAACATAGAAGTGACCACCGGACAGCAGCAGGAACAGGAAGAAGATTTTGATCTGCTGCTGGCAGCCGGAGAACGCAACCGGGACTACCGGGTGCTGCCGGACGAAAAACTGGATGATTTCGACCTGTCTTTAGAAAAATAA
- the fusA gene encoding elongation factor G, with protein MARQFPLERTRNIGIMAHIDAGKTTTTERILFYTGKVHKIGEVHDGAATMDWMVQEQERGITITSAATTAQWKNHRINIIDTPGHVDFTVEVERSLRVLDGAVAVFCSVGGVEPQSETVWRQADKYGVPRIAYINKMDRVGADFFNGVNMIKDRLGANPVPIQLPIGSEDQFRGIVDLVTNKAIIYVDDLGTKSEETEIPADMAELVAEYREKLLEAVAEFDEELMVKYLEGEELSEEEIKLAIRKATLAVKITPVLCGSSFKNKGVQPLLDAIVDYLPAPTDVPAIQGINPDTGAADQRISSDSEPFAALAFKIMSDPYVGKLTYFRVYSGVLNAGSYVYNTTKGKKERIGRILQMHANHREEIPQVFAGDIAAAVGLKDTTTGDTLCDEKHPIILESMEFPDPVISVAIEPKTKADQDKMGVALTKLSEEDPTFRVSTNEETGQTIISGMGELHLEIIVDRLMREFKVQANVGRPQVAYKETIRKAVKAEGKFVRQSGGKGQYGHVWIELEPMEPGGPGYEFVNKIVGGVVPKEYIPAVDAGIKEAMENGILAGYPMVDIRATIYDGSYHEVDSSEMAFKIAGSMAFKNGAEKANPVLLEPIFKVEVVVPEEYMGDVIGDLNSRRGRIEEMGQRGNARVVTAYVPLAEMFGYATDLRSKTQGRGTYTMQHDHYEEVPKNIAEGIIAKRKG; from the coding sequence ATGGCCCGACAGTTTCCTTTGGAAAGAACCCGCAACATTGGTATAATGGCCCATATTGATGCCGGAAAAACCACTACCACAGAGCGTATTTTGTTCTACACCGGGAAAGTTCATAAGATTGGTGAAGTACACGATGGCGCAGCCACCATGGACTGGATGGTACAGGAGCAGGAGAGGGGCATTACCATTACATCTGCTGCTACCACTGCCCAGTGGAAAAATCACCGTATCAACATTATAGACACACCCGGGCACGTGGATTTTACAGTTGAGGTAGAACGTTCGCTACGGGTGTTAGATGGTGCGGTGGCTGTGTTTTGTTCGGTCGGGGGGGTAGAACCCCAATCTGAAACTGTTTGGCGGCAGGCCGATAAATATGGCGTGCCCAGAATTGCTTACATCAACAAAATGGACCGCGTGGGCGCTGATTTCTTTAACGGCGTAAACATGATTAAAGACCGACTGGGTGCCAATCCGGTACCGATTCAATTGCCCATTGGCAGCGAAGATCAGTTCCGCGGCATTGTGGATTTGGTAACCAACAAAGCAATTATTTATGTCGATGATCTCGGCACCAAGAGCGAAGAAACCGAAATCCCGGCCGATATGGCGGAGCTGGTGGCTGAATACCGGGAAAAGCTGCTGGAAGCGGTGGCGGAGTTTGACGAAGAACTGATGGTGAAGTACCTGGAAGGCGAAGAGTTAAGTGAAGAAGAAATTAAACTGGCAATTCGCAAAGCCACCCTGGCGGTTAAAATTACCCCGGTACTGTGCGGTTCTTCGTTCAAAAACAAAGGTGTGCAGCCCTTATTGGACGCCATTGTGGATTACCTGCCGGCCCCCACTGATGTGCCGGCCATTCAAGGCATTAATCCCGATACCGGCGCTGCCGATCAACGGATTTCCAGCGACAGCGAGCCCTTTGCTGCGTTGGCCTTTAAGATCATGTCAGACCCCTATGTAGGCAAGTTGACCTACTTCCGGGTGTACTCAGGCGTATTAAACGCCGGGTCCTATGTGTACAACACCACAAAGGGTAAGAAAGAACGAATCGGCCGTATTCTCCAAATGCATGCCAACCACCGGGAAGAAATTCCTCAGGTGTTTGCCGGAGATATTGCCGCTGCTGTAGGACTGAAGGACACCACCACCGGTGACACACTCTGTGACGAAAAGCATCCCATTATTCTTGAATCCATGGAATTCCCTGATCCGGTTATTTCCGTGGCCATTGAACCAAAAACCAAAGCTGACCAGGACAAAATGGGTGTTGCCTTAACCAAACTGTCCGAAGAGGATCCTACCTTCAGGGTAAGCACCAATGAAGAAACCGGTCAGACAATCATCTCCGGCATGGGCGAGTTGCACCTGGAAATTATCGTGGATCGACTGATGCGCGAATTTAAGGTGCAGGCCAATGTGGGAAGGCCCCAAGTGGCTTATAAAGAAACCATTCGTAAAGCCGTTAAGGCAGAAGGTAAGTTTGTGCGTCAGTCCGGCGGTAAAGGCCAGTACGGTCATGTGTGGATCGAACTGGAGCCGATGGAGCCGGGTGGCCCGGGCTACGAGTTTGTTAATAAAATTGTCGGCGGCGTAGTACCCAAAGAGTACATTCCTGCCGTAGATGCCGGTATCAAAGAAGCTATGGAAAACGGTATTTTGGCCGGCTACCCCATGGTTGATATCCGGGCTACCATCTATGACGGGTCTTACCACGAGGTGGACTCCTCGGAAATGGCCTTTAAGATTGCCGGCTCGATGGCCTTTAAAAACGGAGCCGAAAAAGCTAACCCGGTATTGCTGGAACCCATCTTTAAAGTTGAAGTGGTGGTTCCGGAAGAGTACATGGGAGATGTTATCGGCGATTTGAACAGCCGCCGCGGCCGTATTGAAGAAATGGGTCAGCGGGGTAACGCACGGGTTGTCACCGCTTACGTCCCCCTGGCAGAAATGTTTGGCTATGCCACGGACCTGCGCTCCAAAACCCAGGGTCGTGGCACCTACACCATGCAGCACGACCACTATGAAGAAGTTCCCAAAAATATTGCCGAAGGCATTATCGCTAAGCGAAAAGGATAA
- the rpsG gene encoding 30S ribosomal protein S7, with product MPRRGGIPKREVLPDPVYGSKVVTKLINQVMLEGKRGLAERIVYEAFEIIREKTGKNPLEVFDAAMKNAMPVLEVKARRVGGANYQVPVEVRAERRQTLGIRWLVMFTRKRAGKSMAEKLAAEIMDAANNVGATVKKREDTHKMAEANKAFAHYRW from the coding sequence ATGCCAAGAAGAGGTGGAATCCCCAAGCGGGAAGTGCTTCCCGATCCTGTGTATGGCAGCAAAGTGGTTACCAAGCTTATTAACCAGGTTATGCTGGAAGGTAAGCGTGGTCTGGCAGAAAGAATTGTTTACGAAGCATTTGAAATAATCCGGGAAAAAACCGGCAAAAACCCTTTGGAAGTTTTTGATGCAGCCATGAAAAACGCGATGCCTGTCCTGGAAGTAAAAGCACGGCGTGTCGGTGGTGCCAACTACCAGGTGCCTGTTGAGGTTCGGGCAGAGCGTCGTCAAACCCTGGGTATTCGCTGGCTGGTAATGTTTACCCGCAAGCGTGCCGGCAAGTCGATGGCTGAGAAACTGGCTGCAGAAATTATGGATGCAGCAAATAACGTCGGAGCAACCGTTAAGAAGCGCGAAGATACACATAAAATGGCAGAAGCCAACAAAGCGTTTGCTCATTACAGGTGGTAA
- the rpsL gene encoding 30S ribosomal protein S12 — MPTINQLIRKGREEVVYKSTAPALKECPQKRGVCTRVYTTTPKKPNSALRKVARVRLTNGIEVTAYIPGIGHNLQEHSVVLVRGGRVKDLPGVRYHIVRGALDSAGVQNRNRGRSKYGAKRPKK; from the coding sequence ATGCCTACCATTAACCAGCTGATTCGCAAGGGCCGTGAGGAGGTTGTGTACAAATCCACAGCCCCTGCGCTGAAGGAATGCCCCCAAAAGCGCGGCGTTTGCACCAGGGTTTACACCACAACCCCGAAAAAGCCCAACTCTGCCCTGCGCAAGGTGGCCCGTGTTCGTTTAACCAACGGCATTGAGGTTACAGCATACATTCCGGGCATTGGCCACAACCTCCAAGAACACTCGGTAGTGCTTGTGCGTGGCGGTCGTGTTAAGGACCTGCCTGGCGTGCGTTATCACATCGTACGCGGTGCGCTGGATTCCGCCGGTGTGCAAAACCGCAACCGCGGCCGTTCCAAGTATGGGGCCAAGCGTCCGAAAAAATAA